The following nucleotide sequence is from Nesterenkonia xinjiangensis.
GGCATCGAGCTGCCCCAGGCCATCTCGGGTAGGATTCGGCGCGTCCAGCTGCGTCATGTCGACGAGGAGCGCGCAGGCCGGGCGGTCAGGACCAGGGGCCCGCCCGGAGTTTTGAGAGGAAGAGCCGGGTCTCACGCGGCGGTGACCGGCCGTCGTCCCTGCCGCAGAAGGGCTCGCCGTCCCCACTCCCGAAGGAGACCTGTATGCACGACCCCCTCGCCAAGGACCCCATCGCTGAGGTCAGGAGGAACTGGGAGCGGCACGGGTGGGAGTCAGCGGCAGCTCCTGCGGCGGCCGTGACGGCGATCATGCGCACCCAGCAGATCCTGCTGGGCCGCGCCCAGGAGATCCTCAAGCCATTCAAGCTGACGTTCGCCCGGTACGAGGTGCTCTCCCTGCTCAGCTTCTCGCGGGAGAACCGCATGCCGATGAACAAGGCGAGCAAGCTGCTCCAGGTCCACCCGACATCGATCACCAACGCGGTGGACCGGCTGGAGTCCGCGGGGTTGGTGCAGCGCCAGCCTCATGAGTCGGACCGGCGGGCGATGCTTCTGGTGCTGACGCCCGAGGGCACGCAGGTGGCGGAGCGCGCCACGAAGGCGCTCAACGAGCAGTTGTTCGAGTCCACCGGCTTCGAAGAGGCAGAGATCGAGGACCTCAACGCGATCCTCGCCCGGTTCCGCCGGCGCGCGGGGGACTTCGCCGACTGACCGCCGGCGTCTCAGGTCTCGGGGCGCAAGTGCCTCAGGCCTCGGGTGAGGAGGAGTTCTCGCGGATGGTGTTGATGATCGCGGAGAAGTCCTGCCGGGCGCCGTCACCTGCGGCGAACTCGGAGTAGATGGCGGCGGCCAGCCGGCCCAACTGCGCGTCCACCGACTGCTCGTCCAGCGCGTTGGTGGCCAGCGTGAGGTCCTTGGCCATCAGGGCGCCGGCGAATCCAGGCTGGTAGTCGCGGGTCGCCGGGGAGGTCGGCACCGGTCCGGGGACGGGGCAGTTGGTGGTCAGCGCCCAGCACTGTCCGGAGGCCTTGGAGACGACGTCGAAGAGCGCCTGATGGGTCAGCCCCAGCTTCTCCCCGAGCACGAAGGCCTCGCCCACCGCGATCTGGGTGACGCCGAGGATCATGTTGTTGCAGATCTTGGCGGCCTGGCCCAGGCCGTTGCCGCCGCAATGGACGGCGCGGGCTCCCATGATGTCCAGCAGCGGGCGCACAGCGGCGACGACGTCGTCCTCGCCGCCCACCATGAAGGCCAGCGTCCCGGCCTCCGCGCCGACCACGCCGCCGGAGACCGGCGCATCGACGGCGCGGAAGCCGGCCTGCTGGGCCAGTTTTGCGGCCTGTTGGGCCTCGGAGATGTTGATCGTCGAGCAGTCCAGGAAGATGGTGTCGGGGCGGGCGGCCGCCAGCAGCCCGGGCGTCTCCTGGTACGCCGAGATCACGTGCCGCCCGGAGGGCAGCATGGTCAGGACCACCTCGGCCTGAGCGACGGCTTCCAGCGGGTCGGTGACCACCTGCACCCCGTGGTGGCGGGCGGTCTCCATGGCTTCCGGGACCACGTCGAAGCCCAGCACCGGAACGCCGGCGCTGACCAGGTTCGCGGCCATCGGCCCACCCATGTTGCCCAGTCCGATGAAGGCGACGGTCGGGTGCGACGTCGTCTGTGGAGCGTCGGTGCTCATGAGTGTGCCTCCAGGGGTGCAGGGCCGGATATAGGGTCTGATGCGGGGCGGAGCGCGGGGGTGGACGGTGGGTCAGGAGGAGAGGTCGCGTCGCCCACGGGTCAGCTTCCCTCGGGCATGATGAAGCTGGCGCCCTCTTTGATGCCGGAGGGCCAGCGAGTGCTCACGGTCTTCGTCTTGGTGTAGAAGGTCAGCCCGTCGGTGCCGTGCTGGTTGAGGTCGCCGAATCCGGAGGCCTTCCAGCCGCCGAAGGTGTAGTAGGCGATGGGCACCGGGATAGGCACGTTGACCCCGACCATCCCGACGTCCACCCGGGAGCTGAAGTCGCGGGCGGTGTCGCCGTCGCGGGTGAAGATCGCCACCCCGTTGCCGAATTCGTGCTCACTGGGCAGGCGCAGGGCCTCGTTGTAGTCGGCGGCGCGCACGATGGTCAGCACCGGGCCGAAGATCTCTTCCCGGTAGATGCGCATCACGGGGGTGACCCGGTCGAAGAGCGTGGCGCCGACCCAGTAGCCGTTCGGGTAGCCCTCGACGGTGGCGCCGCGGCCGTCGACGACGAGTTCGGCGCCTTCGTCCACGCCCACCCCGATGTAGTCCTCGATGCGCGCCTTGGCGTCGGCGCCCACCACGGGGCCGAAGTCGCTGGTGGGGTCCAAGGAGGGGCCCACGGTGAGCTTGCTGATGCGCTCCACCAACTTCTCCCGGAGGGCCTCGGCGGTGGCCTCACCGACCGGGACAGCGACGGAGATCGCCATGCACCGTTCGCCGGCCGAGCCGAAGCCGGCGCCGATCAGGGCATCCGCGGCCTGGTCGAGGTCGGCGTCGGGCATGATCACCATGTGGTTCTTCGCACCGCCGAAGCACTGGGCGCGCGTGCCGTGGGCGGCGGCGGACGCGTAGATGGACTGCGCGATCGGAGTGGACCCCACGAAACCCACGGCTTTGACCCGGGGATCCTCGATGAGCGCGTCCACCGACTCCTTGTCTCCGTTGACGACGTTCAGGGTGCCCGGGGGCATGCCTGCCTCCAGGGCCAGCTCGGCCAGGCGCAGCGGCACGGAGGGGTCACGCTCGGAGGGCTTGAGGATGAAGGTGTTGCCGGCCGCCAGGGCGATCCCGGCCTTCCACAGCGGGATCATCGCCGGGAAGTTGAAGGGAGTGATCCCGGCGGCCACCCCCAGCGGTTGGCGCAGGCTGTGCACGTCCATCCCCGTGGCGACGTCGTGGGAGAACTCGCCTTTGAGCAGGTGCGGGGCTCCGGCGCCGAACTCCACGACCTCCACGCCGCGCTGGATGTCGCCCTTGGCGTCGTCGAAGGTCTTGCCGTGCTCGTTCGAGAGCGTCTCGGCGAGCTCGTCGCGGTGGGTCTGGATCAGGTCGACCCATTTGAGCAGGATGCGGCCGCGCCGCTGGGGGTTCATGCCTGACCACTGCGGGAACGCGCGCTGGGCGGAGTCGACGGCCCGGCTGACCTCATCGCGGGAGGCCAGCGGCACATGGGAGGAGACCTCGCCGCGCACCGGGTTGAAGACCTCGCGGTGACGGCCGGAGGTCCCGCGCACATGCTCTCCGTGGATGAAGTGGGACAGTTCGGGCATGGGGATGCTCCTTCGTGCGCTGAGTGTGAGGTGCCTCTCACTCGTCACCCTAGGCTCACGTCATTGGACGTGCAACTATCAGGGTGACCGTGCGGCCTCAGAGGTGCGACGGCGCGCGTGTGGTCCGGTAGCGGTGCGCACCGTATGCAGGTCCAAGATCCCGACGGCCGGCCGTCTCCCCGCGGTTGGAGTCAGGCCTTTCTCGACCGCAGATGTGTGAGTTCTGTCGCGAAGAGGGGGAGGTCCATGGTGTCATGGAGCGCTTGCGCGTACCCCTCCAAAGTCATCGATGGATTCTGCATCTGAGCGACGATGTCGAAGGTGATCTGGAGGACGTCATCAGGGTGCAGGTCCAGCTGGTCCAACAAGAAGTCGTCGGGTGTGCGGACGTCGATCTCGTAGGGCCCGACTGACGTGACGGGAAAGTCCTTGGTGTTCGACGTGACGATGAGTTCAGCGTTCGCTCGAATGGCTGCTGCGAGGACATGTCTGTCCTTCTCCTCGTTCGTCATGGCCGGGATCAGATTCGCGTAGTCCTCGACCATGGCATCGGGAAAGTGCTCCCGCATGGCTGAGACACGTCGCCGTGCTGCTTCGGGGCTCAGCCTGAGCTGAGTGACGAGGTTCTTCTCCACTTCTTCGAGGATGTCCTGGGACCAGAGGAGGCGAAAGTGCCGCGCATCGGCCATCCGCATCATCAGATCCGTCGTGGGCATGGGGATCAGTACACAGGCGTCGACGAGTACGGGGAGCGTCACCTCGTCACCTCGTGGAGGTCGATGTCGTCGGCGTGAAGTAGGTGCCGTCGGCGGCTGCCTCTGCGGTCAACGCGTCAAGGGCCTGGCGTCGCTCCTGACGTGCTCTGTTCTCGTAGTCGATGAGGTCTTCCAGCTTCACGCGGCGATGCCGGCCAACCTTGGTGAACGGGATGTCGCCGTGTTCGAGCAGCTTCACGAGTGTCGGGCGCGAGATGCCGAGGTGATCGGCCGCCTGCTGGGTGGTCAACTGGGCATCGGTCGGCACGATGGAGACTCCACGTCCTGCAGACAGCGCGTCCACGATGAGGGTCAGCATGTCGTACACCTCGGCAGGAATTTCCTGCCGTTCGCCGGTCGGGGATACGAGGCACGGTGCTTGCTGTCCGGCCGTTGACGGGGCGCGTTTGACGAACTGGGCAAGTTTCTGGATGTCGTCTTCGACAGCGGGATTCGGCGCTACGGTGGCTCGTTCGAGGGCTGGAGTCGTCATACTCCCATTCTATCCCGTATTCGAAATATTCGAAACACATGGGATGGCGATCGTTCTCAGCGCCATTGCACCGCGGCCGGCACAGCATCGAGTGGCCATGAATCACGGTATCTGGGGTCCCGCACCGGCGTGTCCCAGGGCAAGTACAGGGATTCGTGGCCACTCGATGCTGGTTACGGGGCGACGCCGCGCGGCTGGTCCGCCCACGGCGCCCGGGCGTCGCGGAGCCTGCCGGCACCGGTGCGCACCGCGTGCAGCGCCAGGATCCCAACGACGGCGGAGGGGTTGTGGATCCGTCCGGAGAGCACCGCATCCACCGCCTCGGCCAGGGGCACCCAGGTGGGCACGATCTCTGACTCCTCCGCCTCCCGGGCGTGCAGCTCGGCCTCCGGGACTGCGCTGAATCCCTGAGCCAGGTAGATGCGGATGGCCTCATCGGAGGCGCCGGGGCTGGTGTAGTAGTCCACCAAGGTGTGCCAGCTCTCGGCCCGCAGGTCTGCTTCCTCGAGCAGCTCCCGCTGGGCGGTCTCGAGCATGGGTTCACCCTCGACGTCGAGCAGCCCGGCGGGGACCTCCCACAGGTGCATGCGCACCGGGTGGCGGTACTGGCCGATCAACAGCACGCGGTCCTGCTCGTCCACCGGCAGCACGGCCACCGCCCCAAGATGCTTGAAGTAGGCCCGGCGCAGGGTCTGCTGCTCGGCTCCGAAGCGGAACGAGTCCTCGACCAGGGTGAACAGGCGGGCGTCATGGTGGATGACGGAGGTGTCGACCGGCTTGTGGGCGGGGGAGTCGTGGAGCGCCATGGGGTCAGCCTAACCCTGGGCCGGAGGAGGCTGGTGATGTCTGCTTGTATGTTGTGCACAGCAGACACGAGAGGCGGAGCAGATGGCACAGCGGCAGCGCGGCGCAGCGGGGACGGGCTTCTGGATCGTGGCTCTGCTGCTGTTCAGCGCAGGATGGGCCGCCAATCACTTCGCGTCGATGCTTCCGGTGCTGCGGGTGGAGGGCCCGTTGTCCGCGGTGGCGGTGAACGCCGCCTTCGGCATCTACGCAGTCGGCCTGCTGCCCGGGCTGCTGGGCGGCGGCGGTCTGGCAGACCGGATCGGACCCCGTCCTGTCGTCCTGGCAGGGGGCCTCACCGCGGCTCTGGGCAATCTGGTGATGATGTGCGGGTACACGGAGCCGTTCATCCTCACCGGCCGGCTCATCGTCGGCGTCGGGGTAGGCCTGGCCGTAAGCGCCGGCACCGCCTGGGCCGCGAATGTCCGCGGCATGAACGGCGCGGCGCTCGCCGGGCTGATCCTGACCTCAGGCTTTGCCGCCGGCCCGGTGATCACCGGGGCGCTCGCCGTCGTGTTCTCCGGCACGGCGCGGCTGACGGTCCCGTACGCGACGACGGCGGCGCTCTCACTCCTCGCGGTGGCCGCGGCGCTGCTCGCCGGGAAGGGGGCCGCCGCGCCCACACGGGGCGCTGAGGCCGGGGAACAGGCGAGGTCAGCCCCTGGGCCGCAGCGGAGTGCGTTCAGGGCACTCTCTGCGGCGCTGCCGATGGCTCTGTGGGTGTTCTCCTGCGCCACCGTGGCGTTCGTCGTCCTGCCTGCGCGCCTGCCGGTCTCCGAGGAGCTGCGCATGCTGCTGCCCGGGGCCGCGGCCGCCCTGGCGTTCAGCGCGGGGCTGGGACTGCAGGTGCTCGCCCGGCGAGGACGGTGGGGACCGGTGACCGGGGTGGCCGGGGCCCTGCTGGCCGGGATCGGGTTCACCTTGGTCGGGGTGGGCGGTCAGGCGCCGCCGGTGTGGCTGTTCATCGTGGCGATCCTCATCCTGGGTGCGGCCTATGGCCTGTGCCTGCGTGAGGGCCTGGTCGATGTGGATCGGCTGGCGCCGCCGGCGTCGCGGGGCCTGGTCATCGGTGTCTACTACACCTTCACCTATCTGGGCTTCGGACTGCCGGTGCTGCTGGAGGCCCTCGACCCTGCGCTGGGCCCCTCGCTGCCGCTGTTCGTGCTGGCGGGAGCTGCCGTCGTCGTCGCGATCCTGCGCACGGTGCATATGCGGTTCACGGATCACCTCACCCGGTAGGCGGGACTTCGGCGGGAGCGGTGTCACTCTTCGTCGTGGGGACGGCTGAGGTCGTGAAGCGCCGGGCCCTCGAGCCGTGTGCCGTCGGGGGCGAAGCGGGAGGCGTGCAGCGGGCAGTCCCAGGTGTGCTCGGCGTCGTTCCAGCGCAGGATCCCGCCCATATGCGGGCAGATGGCGGAGACCGCGCAGGTGGTGCCCTCCACGGTGGAGACGCCCAGCGGCCGGCCGTGACGCTGCCCCACCACGCCCTGGCGCTCCGCGGGGGCGTCATGGGGCAGGGAGGTCAGCTCGGCCGAGGCCCAGCCGGTGGCCATGTGCATGCCCGTGGAGAGATTGTCCTTGAAGCCGGTGGCGACGTCGGCGGCACTGGTGACGCGCTCGCTCAACGCCTCCGCCCAGCTGGGGGAGTGTCCGTGGATCTGGGAGGTGATGGCCAGCGCGGCGGCGACCCCGTTGGTCATGCCCCATTTGTTGAACCCGGTGGCGAAGAAGACCGTGCCCTCGCTGTGGGGGAGCGTACCGAGGAGTGGGAGCTGGTGGATGCTGCGGTAATCCTGGGCGGACCACGCGTGGGTGCGCTCGGCACCCGGGAAGTGCTCCCGGGCCCAGGTCTCGAGATCTGCGACGGCGCCGGAGTGGGACGTCGCCCGGCCGACGGAGTGGTCATTGCCACCGATGAGCAGCAGCTCGCTCCCGTCGGCTGCCGGCACACTGCGCAGGGTGCGATCCGGGGAGTCGACGCTGAGGTACATCCCCTGCACAGGGGAGGACCCCTCGGGCAGCCGGAAGGTCAGCGCGTAGGAGCGATGGGCGGAGAGCGTGGCGAAGTGCCCGCCTCGGTCCAGCACGGGCACCCCGGTGGCCAGCACCAGGTGGTCGGCCTCGACGTCGCCGGCGCTGGTCTGCACCGTCAGCGACCGGTGGTGGTCGGCTCCGGTGACCCGGACGCCTTCGATCAGCTCACCATCCCGATCGATGAGCTCATTCGCCAGGGTCTGCAGCACCGGCATCGGGTGGAACTGGGCCTGATCGGGCATTCGGATCGCCCCGGCCACCTCGAACGGCAGCTCGGTGGCATCGGCCCACTGGGCATCCAGACCGGCGGTCTGGCAGGCCTCCAGCTCCCGACGGAGGGTGGCGACGCCGTCCTCGGTGGTGGCGTAGGTGAACGCGTCCCGCCGCTGGTAGGAGACCTTGTGCTCGTCCAGGTGGCGCAGCAGCCAGGCCTGACCCTCCCGATTGGCCTCCACATACGCGCGCAGGATGTCATCCGCCTGGTGCTCCCGGATGCCCGAGAGCACGCTGCCCTGCAGCAGGGAGAGCTTGGCGGTGGTGTTCCCGGTGGCCACCGCGCCCACCGAGCGGGCCTCCAACACGGCCACGCGCTTGCCGGCCCGGGCCAGCAGCACCGCAGTGGTCAGCCCAGTCAGGCCCGCCCCGGCGACGACGACGTCATAGCGGTCCCGGGAGATGAACCCGGTGTTGGTCGGTGTGATGGTGGGGGAGGTGTCGAGCCAATAGGAACGCATGGAATCCTCCGCGCAGCCGGGTGCGATGGTCTGGTGCCCATCCTGGTGTCGGCACCACATCGGCGTCCAGAGCTGAGGCGCGGCAGCTCCTCGAACGCCCTCAGGAACGTTGGCCCCGGGCTTGAGGACTGAAGGAGGACTGATAGCGTGAGCAACGTGGAAGACGCGTTGTCAGAACTGCGAAATTTCGTCCAAGAACGTGAATGGGCACAGTTCCATTCGCCGGAGAACCTGGCCAAGAGCATCGCCATCGAGTCAGGCGAACTGTTGGAGTGTTTCCAATGGTCCGGGGAAACTGGCGACGCGGAGCGTGTCCAAAGCGAACTGGCCGACGTCCTGACCTACTGCCTCCTGCTCGCCGACAGGCTGGGTGCGAACCCCGAGGAACTTGTTCTGCAGAAGTTGCAGCACACGCGGACGAAGTATCCCGTGGACAAGGCGAGAGGCCGGAGCACGAAGTATGACCGGCTTTAGCATCGAGACGATCAGCCTGAACAGTCCGCCGCCGGCGGAGCCCGAGTCCCGACTGCACAATTGGCCCGTCGTTTACACACTCGATGACGGCCACGAGATATACGTCGGGGAGACCCTCAGTGCGATCAAGCGTCTCCGCCAGCATCGCGACAGTGAGACGAAGAATCACCTCCACGCCGTGCGCGTGGTGCTGCATGAGCGCTTCAACAAGTCCGCCGCTCTGGACCTGGAGAGTTTTCTGATCCGATTGTTCGCGGGAGACGGCAAGTACCGGCTGCTGAACCGAAACCACGGAATCGTCGATGCCGACTACCATGATCGCGCAGTCCGTCGAGGCGATTTCGAGGAGATCTTCTCGACGCTGCGGGACCAGGGCCTCTTCGAGCGGTCGATACCTGAGATCGAGCAGTCCGACCTGTTCAAGCTGTCCCCGTTCAAAACGCTCACACCCGAGCAGGCGCTCGCCGTTGAGGATGTCCTGAGGAGCCTGGGTGCTACCTGGGACGCGGGGCCAGGGGTACCGAGGTCGATCGTTGTGGAAGGTGACCCCGGGACCGGGAAGACGATCGTCGCGGTCTACCTCATGAAGCTGCTTCAAGACTTGGCGACTGTGACGGACGAGGAGATGGCCGAGGACATCGATCCCGATGGCCGATTCGCCGAGTTCTTCACCCCGAGCTTCCGGGCCAATGTGAGCACGGGCGATGTAGGACTGGTCGTCCCACAACAGTCGTTGCGAGAATCGATCCGTCGAGTCTTCGGACAGACGAAGCAGCTGTCCCCGGACATGGTGGTCGACCCGTTCGCAGTCGGTGCCGGTGACAAGCACTATTCAGTCTTGATCGTGGATGAGGTCCACCGCCTCAACCATCGGGCCAACCAGCCGTCGGCTCGTCAGAACACCAGATTCCGGGAGATCAACGAGCGCCTCTTCGGAGCAGATGCCCCTGACCTCACTCAGCTGGACTGGATCATCGCGAAGAGCGACACACAGGTTCTTCTCGTCGATCCAGAACAGAGCGTGCGTCCAGCCGATCTGCCGCGGTCCGTCCTCGACGAAGTGATCTCTCGATCAGGGGCGGTAGGGCACCACCACACGCTGGCCTCGCAGCTGCGCCTGCGGGCTGGAGACGGTTACATCCCCCACGTGCGAGCGCTTCTCCAGGGGCGAGCAACGGCTCCTGCGGAGGTCGGCGAGTACGAATTCCTCATGTTCTCGGACGTCAGTGCCATGCACCGCCGAATCAAGGAGCTGGATGCAGTCCATGGCCTGGCCCGGCTTGCTGCTGGATTCGCATGGCCATGGGCGAGCAAAGAGGACAAGTCTGCCTACGACATCCACCTCGATGGCTGTTCGCTGCGTTGGAACTCAAAGGACACAGACTGGGTGAATGCGCCGAAGTCGTTGCACGAGGTCGGATCCATCCACACACTCCAGGGCTACGACCTCAACTACGCCGGAGTGATCATCGGACCGGATCTGCGCTATGACGAGGAGAGTGGCGAAGTGAAGTTCGACAGATCGAACTACTTCGACAAGCGTGGGAAGCAGAACAATCCGAGCCGGGGAATCGTCTATAGCGATGAGGACATCCGGGAGTACGTCCTCAACATCTATCGGGTCCTCATGACGCGCGGAATCCGAGGGACCTTCGTCTACGTGTGTGATCCCGCTCTGCGGCGATACTTCAGCCGGTTCATTCCGGATGCAGAAGGCATCCCGGCTCCCGCAGATCTCACGTGTAACGAAGCGGTTGGAACTGAATATCACGCTCTCCATAATGACTCGCACCAACGGCGGAACTGAACGTGTCGAGTGTCAGGTAGTGCCAGGTAGGGCGACTCCTGCAAGTTGTCGTAGCCACAAGACGATGCCTGCGATGATGACTTCAGAGATGTAGTCCGCCGCGCGTCTGCGTACCTGGTGGCTAGTCCGCGGAAATGTCTGAGGCAGCCGAACCACCTCTCAATGACATTCCGGCCCCTAAAGGACTCCGGACTGAACGCTGATGGCCTGCCAGCGGATGCCCGCTTGGCTTTTCGGCCGATATGCTGATCAACACGTTCAGGGCTAATGAAGCGGATCCTGTGGGCTCCTAACGCCGACCGGGTCGGGGGATGCGAGTCTGCCTTGTCCATGATGACCTCATCGGGATTCATCCGTGGCCGCCCCGGGCCATCGCGCCTATACGGACCTGCTCGAGTAGCGGGATCAGTTGCGGTTACCCCTGCCTGGCCGGTAGTGA
It contains:
- a CDS encoding DUF2075 domain-containing protein → MTGFSIETISLNSPPPAEPESRLHNWPVVYTLDDGHEIYVGETLSAIKRLRQHRDSETKNHLHAVRVVLHERFNKSAALDLESFLIRLFAGDGKYRLLNRNHGIVDADYHDRAVRRGDFEEIFSTLRDQGLFERSIPEIEQSDLFKLSPFKTLTPEQALAVEDVLRSLGATWDAGPGVPRSIVVEGDPGTGKTIVAVYLMKLLQDLATVTDEEMAEDIDPDGRFAEFFTPSFRANVSTGDVGLVVPQQSLRESIRRVFGQTKQLSPDMVVDPFAVGAGDKHYSVLIVDEVHRLNHRANQPSARQNTRFREINERLFGADAPDLTQLDWIIAKSDTQVLLVDPEQSVRPADLPRSVLDEVISRSGAVGHHHTLASQLRLRAGDGYIPHVRALLQGRATAPAEVGEYEFLMFSDVSAMHRRIKELDAVHGLARLAAGFAWPWASKEDKSAYDIHLDGCSLRWNSKDTDWVNAPKSLHEVGSIHTLQGYDLNYAGVIIGPDLRYDEESGEVKFDRSNYFDKRGKQNNPSRGIVYSDEDIREYVLNIYRVLMTRGIRGTFVYVCDPALRRYFSRFIPDAEGIPAPADLTCNEAVGTEYHALHNDSHQRRN
- a CDS encoding MarR family winged helix-turn-helix transcriptional regulator gives rise to the protein MHDPLAKDPIAEVRRNWERHGWESAAAPAAAVTAIMRTQQILLGRAQEILKPFKLTFARYEVLSLLSFSRENRMPMNKASKLLQVHPTSITNAVDRLESAGLVQRQPHESDRRAMLLVLTPEGTQVAERATKALNEQLFESTGFEEAEIEDLNAILARFRRRAGDFAD
- a CDS encoding MFS transporter; this encodes MAQRQRGAAGTGFWIVALLLFSAGWAANHFASMLPVLRVEGPLSAVAVNAAFGIYAVGLLPGLLGGGGLADRIGPRPVVLAGGLTAALGNLVMMCGYTEPFILTGRLIVGVGVGLAVSAGTAWAANVRGMNGAALAGLILTSGFAAGPVITGALAVVFSGTARLTVPYATTAALSLLAVAAALLAGKGAAAPTRGAEAGEQARSAPGPQRSAFRALSAALPMALWVFSCATVAFVVLPARLPVSEELRMLLPGAAAALAFSAGLGLQVLARRGRWGPVTGVAGALLAGIGFTLVGVGGQAPPVWLFIVAILILGAAYGLCLREGLVDVDRLAPPASRGLVIGVYYTFTYLGFGLPVLLEALDPALGPSLPLFVLAGAAVVVAILRTVHMRFTDHLTR
- a CDS encoding NUDIX domain-containing protein, with product MALHDSPAHKPVDTSVIHHDARLFTLVEDSFRFGAEQQTLRRAYFKHLGAVAVLPVDEQDRVLLIGQYRHPVRMHLWEVPAGLLDVEGEPMLETAQRELLEEADLRAESWHTLVDYYTSPGASDEAIRIYLAQGFSAVPEAELHAREAEESEIVPTWVPLAEAVDAVLSGRIHNPSAVVGILALHAVRTGAGRLRDARAPWADQPRGVAP
- a CDS encoding FAD-dependent oxidoreductase; its protein translation is MRSYWLDTSPTITPTNTGFISRDRYDVVVAGAGLTGLTTAVLLARAGKRVAVLEARSVGAVATGNTTAKLSLLQGSVLSGIREHQADDILRAYVEANREGQAWLLRHLDEHKVSYQRRDAFTYATTEDGVATLRRELEACQTAGLDAQWADATELPFEVAGAIRMPDQAQFHPMPVLQTLANELIDRDGELIEGVRVTGADHHRSLTVQTSAGDVEADHLVLATGVPVLDRGGHFATLSAHRSYALTFRLPEGSSPVQGMYLSVDSPDRTLRSVPAADGSELLLIGGNDHSVGRATSHSGAVADLETWAREHFPGAERTHAWSAQDYRSIHQLPLLGTLPHSEGTVFFATGFNKWGMTNGVAAALAITSQIHGHSPSWAEALSERVTSAADVATGFKDNLSTGMHMATGWASAELTSLPHDAPAERQGVVGQRHGRPLGVSTVEGTTCAVSAICPHMGGILRWNDAEHTWDCPLHASRFAPDGTRLEGPALHDLSRPHDEE
- a CDS encoding CoA-acylating methylmalonate-semialdehyde dehydrogenase; protein product: MPELSHFIHGEHVRGTSGRHREVFNPVRGEVSSHVPLASRDEVSRAVDSAQRAFPQWSGMNPQRRGRILLKWVDLIQTHRDELAETLSNEHGKTFDDAKGDIQRGVEVVEFGAGAPHLLKGEFSHDVATGMDVHSLRQPLGVAAGITPFNFPAMIPLWKAGIALAAGNTFILKPSERDPSVPLRLAELALEAGMPPGTLNVVNGDKESVDALIEDPRVKAVGFVGSTPIAQSIYASAAAHGTRAQCFGGAKNHMVIMPDADLDQAADALIGAGFGSAGERCMAISVAVPVGEATAEALREKLVERISKLTVGPSLDPTSDFGPVVGADAKARIEDYIGVGVDEGAELVVDGRGATVEGYPNGYWVGATLFDRVTPVMRIYREEIFGPVLTIVRAADYNEALRLPSEHEFGNGVAIFTRDGDTARDFSSRVDVGMVGVNVPIPVPIAYYTFGGWKASGFGDLNQHGTDGLTFYTKTKTVSTRWPSGIKEGASFIMPEGS
- a CDS encoding nucleotide pyrophosphohydrolase; this translates as MSNVEDALSELRNFVQEREWAQFHSPENLAKSIAIESGELLECFQWSGETGDAERVQSELADVLTYCLLLADRLGANPEELVLQKLQHTRTKYPVDKARGRSTKYDRL
- a CDS encoding PIN domain-containing protein, translated to MTLPVLVDACVLIPMPTTDLMMRMADARHFRLLWSQDILEEVEKNLVTQLRLSPEAARRRVSAMREHFPDAMVEDYANLIPAMTNEEKDRHVLAAAIRANAELIVTSNTKDFPVTSVGPYEIDVRTPDDFLLDQLDLHPDDVLQITFDIVAQMQNPSMTLEGYAQALHDTMDLPLFATELTHLRSRKA
- the mmsB gene encoding 3-hydroxyisobutyrate dehydrogenase, with protein sequence MSTDAPQTTSHPTVAFIGLGNMGGPMAANLVSAGVPVLGFDVVPEAMETARHHGVQVVTDPLEAVAQAEVVLTMLPSGRHVISAYQETPGLLAAARPDTIFLDCSTINISEAQQAAKLAQQAGFRAVDAPVSGGVVGAEAGTLAFMVGGEDDVVAAVRPLLDIMGARAVHCGGNGLGQAAKICNNMILGVTQIAVGEAFVLGEKLGLTHQALFDVVSKASGQCWALTTNCPVPGPVPTSPATRDYQPGFAGALMAKDLTLATNALDEQSVDAQLGRLAAAIYSEFAAGDGARQDFSAIINTIRENSSSPEA
- a CDS encoding helix-turn-helix domain-containing protein, producing MTTPALERATVAPNPAVEDDIQKLAQFVKRAPSTAGQQAPCLVSPTGERQEIPAEVYDMLTLIVDALSAGRGVSIVPTDAQLTTQQAADHLGISRPTLVKLLEHGDIPFTKVGRHRRVKLEDLIDYENRARQERRQALDALTAEAAADGTYFTPTTSTSTR